The Triticum aestivum cultivar Chinese Spring chromosome 6D, IWGSC CS RefSeq v2.1, whole genome shotgun sequence genomic sequence tctgttttctgtttttttttatttgcttatttccttttctgttttatttcatttaaaagtatttaggtattttataaaaatgtgttttctccaccataattactagTGTAATAtttagcacccactgaacatttttgtttgagtttatGAAAACTTTTaattttcactttaattatatttgaagtttgaactaggagtttgaaaaggaaggtgattcaaatgtgatcaagccctgtttagcaacatgattagcttaatcacagggagttactgtagcatgattcccagggtgttacagcGCCGGGCAGAGCTGCGAGAGAGGGGCAACATGATGAGTTCTGTGACCACGAGCATACCGTGCTGCGTCAACAAGGAGAAGCGCGCTGTGAAAGCCCTCGCAAACGGTGTTGTTCATGGTCTAACATCGAGGGCAAGGCCCGATTAGCCGGATGCTTCGATTGGCAAACGGTTGGCGTTATGAATGAGAGGCGTTGTGGAGCTCCTCAAAAGGATGTGTTGCAGGGTCGATGATCAAGGATGGGCGGCGTGACGCAGGTGACCGGCGAGCACAACCGTCCTAGGCGCGATGACATGGGTGGCCGACTACTGCTGATGGCACCACTTTTGAAGTGGAATTCGAGACAAGACAATCTAATGACATAGGATGGTTTGATCTAAGCACGCGCGGTGACAGGCTGAAATTTGGGCGGTCGACCGGCGCGTAGAGTTGGCCATTCAAAAAGCGCGTGTAACGTATCCCAAAAAAAACGTGTGTGGTCCGTCCAGGGAGCCCCTATTCCGCGCGTGGCACGCTGGCGATCGGCCGGGCGTGCCCTCCGCTCCCCTGCGCGTCCTTTTGGGCCGACCCATGTGGGGTGCGACGTGTCTTTTTTCTTTGAGATTTTGAATAAAATCGGATTTCCAGAAAACATTCGCAGATAAAAAAAATGTTCACCGAATTCAAAAACAATtcttgaattaaaaaaatgttcgtgatttcaaaagaatgaacattttttattttgaTGAATAATTTTTATGAGCATTTTTAATAATGATGAACATTATTTGGTatttgatgaacaaattttgaatccGATGAACATTTTGCGAACTTGATGGACAAAAATTGTATTTGAACCTTTTTTAAAATAAATTAATgattttttgaattcgatgaacaaaatttgaaatttgatgaacattttttgaaaaccgaTGAACAGATTTCGTATTTGATGCACATTTTTTAAATTCGGCGAACAAATTCTGAATTTGATGAACGTTTTCTAAATCCAATGAACAAAAATTAAATCCGATCAACAAAAAATGTTCGCGGATTAGAAAAGAAAATTCGCAAAAAAGGATGAAAAagtaaagaagaaaaagagaaaataaaaaggcaaacagaagagaaaaaggaaaaaaaaggttcAGGAAAGGATCTAAAACCTTCCCAAAACCGGATTGGATGAAAGCCGAAAGTATGGGCTTCGCCTGGTTGGTACGCGTCAAATATCAACTGACGGTACGATGTGTGTACTGGTACATGCACATGCATGGCCACACAGCCGGCTGCCAGTCATGTATCCCGTGCACGTTTcagccacgtcaccgatccgcgccAAAGCGCATCCGGGCCGTCAACCCAAACATCAGCCGACGGCTGAAACCGCTCCACGGCATCGATCCGAGGCACCAGCTTCTCCACCAACCACagcccgcctccttcctcctccagttTCCTATATAAAtctcgccgccccctccctcctccccacATCGCAGCATCTGCATCCCCCGTCGCCTTCGATCCAAACCCCACCTCCCCACAACCTCGAATCATCAGCAGCAGCCGCTCCCATGGCGCCCAAGGCGGAGAAGAAGCCGGTGGCTACGGAGAAGTCCCCGGCGGGGAAGAAGCCCAAGGCTGAGAAGCGGCCGCCGGCGTCCAAGGAGGGCGGCgacaagaaggggaagaagaaggccaagaagagcgtggagacgtacaagatctacatcttcaaggtgctgaagcaggtgcacCCGGACATTGGCATCTCCTCCAAGGCCATGTCcatcatgaactccttcatcaacgaCATCTTCGAGAAGCTTGCCGGCGAGTCCGCCAAGCTGGCCAGATACAACAAGAAGCCCACCATCACCTCCCGGGAGATCCAGACCTCCGTCCGCCTTGTCCTCCCCGGCGAGCTCGCCAAGCATGCCGTCTCTGAGGGCACCAAGGCCgtcaccaagttcacctcctcctAGGCGTCAGTCTCGTTTCTGAACCCGTTGGATTCTGTATGTAGTTAGGTGCAAGATTGTCTTCTGAATTTGTGATCTTGTGCTGCTTGTTGGTCTGCAGAAATGTTCATGGGACTACTTAATGATATTCTTGCTGCTTGAAGAAATATTGTGTGTCACATCAGATTCTTCTTGCTGTTGTGTTTTTTGCTACTCGATTTCATCTGGAAGGTGTTTCTGTACCACTTGATGGAACTCTAACATGGCCATGAATTACTTCATTTTGCTTCTCTGTACCTTTCCCTTAGCGAGCAGTCTCTGCAGATATTGCCTCTGAATTTGCACGGAGCTTGCATTTGTTCACATTTTAATTTTGTACTCGTATTTGTAGTTTGTATTTCTATTAAAAATTCGTTATTCTTGTAGTGTTGTCCATGACGTGTTGTGAGGCAACTAGCTTTAAATCAGATTCATATTCTTATTGCTTTTGTGTCTATTACTATTCGATTTCATCTGGAAGAGTTCTGTACCACTTGATGGAAATCTAAGAAAGGCCATGAAATGCTTCGTTTTTCTTCACTGTACTTTTTCCTTAGCAAACAGTCTCTGCAGATACTGCCTCTGAAGTTGCATGGAGATTGCTTTTATTCTCATTTTAATTCTGTTAATAGTTCGTTATTCTTGTAGTACTCTGTTCTCCATGTGTTTTCTGTTCcaccaagttcacctcctcctAGGCTTCAGACGCGTTTTTGAATCCGTTGGATTCTGTATGTAGTTAGCTGCAAGATTGTGTTCTGAATGTGTGATCTTGTGCTGCTTGTGGGTCTGAAGAAATGTTCATGGGACTGCTTAATGAATATTCTTGCCGCTTGAAGAAATATTGCGTGTCACATCGGAATCTTCTTGCTGTTGTGTTTTTTGCTACTTGATTTCATCTGGAAGGTGTTTCTGTACCACTTGATGGAACTCCAGTAGAATTTCATCAGAAACAGTCTCTGCAGATACAACCTCTGAAGTTGCACAAAGCTTGCCTTTGTTCTCATTTTAATTCTGTACTAGTATTTGTAGTTTGTATTTCTGGTAGTACTGTCCATGTCATGTTGTGAGGCAGCTAGCTTTGAATCAGACGAACATACAGATTTGTGTTCTCTGTTCCACAATGTGATGGAGGCGTGATCGTTCCATATGCACAATGGAGAGGCTGAATAGCATCATTACAAGAGCTGTGTTCTGTTCTGCACTTTTCTTGCACCAAATCAGGGAGTTATTTCAGGCTTTCTATTGACACTGCATCACTCCAGTAGAATTTCTGAACTTTTTCGAGGGAAGTAGAAGTACCGAGTTAAAGCAGCACCGTATGCCTAGTTGCAAGATTTCTAAAGGAAATAAAGTCTATTTTAACAGTTGCAGAATCGGGTGGCGTCCAGGTCTTTGTTGACCTTATCAGTTCAAGCCATCCCGACACTTTTATTCAAGCGGCAAGAATATGCAATCGTGACACTT encodes the following:
- the LOC123143166 gene encoding histone H2B.3-like is translated as MAPKAEKKPVATEKSPAGKKPKAEKRPPASKEGGDKKGKKKAKKSVETYKIYIFKVLKQVHPDIGISSKAMSIMNSFINDIFEKLAGESAKLARYNKKPTITSREIQTSVRLVLPGELAKHAVSEGTKAVTKFTSS